One Brassica oleracea var. oleracea cultivar TO1000 chromosome C7, BOL, whole genome shotgun sequence genomic window carries:
- the LOC106305109 gene encoding probable root meristem growth factor 8, whose protein sequence is MKLIRVTFLFCALAFLLLITPTCSLQLHPRFSSPSQGVSERIVIGMAPLRKLMIISSEHENVMKSGAQESSSEQPRVTSSSGKSKNEEKRLGEEEEEKALSKYLSMDYPRFRRRRPVHNKSLRP, encoded by the exons ATGAAGCTAATTAGAGTCACCTTCTTGTTTTGTGCATTGGCCTTTTTATTGCTTATAACTCCAACATGTTCTCTACAACTCCATCCTCGCTTCTCATCTCCTAGCCAAG GTGTAAGCGAAAGGATTGTTATTGGAATGGCGCCGCTACGGAAACTAATGATCATCTCCAGTGAACATGAAAAT GTGATGAAGTCAGGTGCTCAGGAAAGTTCAAGCGAACAACCTCGAGTCACTTCTTCTTCTG GAAAATCTAAGAATGAAGAGAAGAGATTAGGTGAAGAAGAAGAGGAGAAAGCTCTATCGAAATATCTATCGATGGATTATCCAAGGTTTAGAAGAAGACGGCCAGTTCACAACAAGTCTCTACGTCCATGA